In the genome of Sphingobacteriales bacterium, the window TTAGTTCATCACTGATGTTTTCTCCATTAACAGAAAGAGTGCATCTTAATTCGGCTCTTTCGCTCGGATTAATCATTAACAGGAACAGTTTCTTCGGTGTTTACAGAACAAATACCAACTCCTTGATTTATGGAAAAGTACTTGATAATCAGTTGAAAGATCCATTGATACACCAGTTTTACCATAGTGGAATTGAGTTTGAGTATGTAGTAAATCCCTTGCATCTGATCAATTTTGGGGCAGGTGTAAAAATGGGGACAGGCCGGTTGGTATTGAATCCGGACCCGGATTATGACCGGCATTATAACGTGGACGACCACTTTCTTTCCATGATTCCTTCCCTGCATGCCTCCATTAACCTGTTTGAATGGATGAAGCTGCGTTTTAATGCTTCATATCGAATGATATATGGGATCAATACTTCTATCAGACCCTGGGGATCTGCAAATTCAATCAATTATGATAGCAAGGATTTCTGCAGGCCTGAATTCAGCATTTCCCTGGTAGTCGGTGGCTTAAACGACAAATCTTTCAGTAAAAACTAATCAGAAGAAAATACCTTTGCTGAACCCGGGATGGTGAAATGGAAGTTGCTTCCTTCGCCTTCCCGGCTTTCAAACCAAATCCTGCCATGATGTTGTTCAATAAACTCCTTGCACAAAATCAGGCCAATACCGGTTCCTTTTTCATCCTGAGTGCCCGTTGTACTATAATTAAGACCTGAAACAAAAAGCTTATTTTTCTCAGATTCTGCTATTCCTTTTCCTTTATCACTTACTGTAAGAGTAATAAAATCACCGGTTTTTTCAGCCTTTATGGTGATACTGCCATCAGGATAGGAAAATTTAATTGCATTCGACACGAGATTGCGGATAACAGACTCCAGCATGTTTTCGTCTGCAAAAACCTTTAGATTTGGAGGATAATCGAGCAGGATGTCTATGTTTTTAGATTCAGCCTGTACCTGAATGACGGTAAGAACATTTTTAGTAAAGGATTTTAATGGTATCATCACAGGGTTCATGCTGAGTTTTCCGGCCTGAATGCGTGACCATTCCAGCAGATTTAATATCAGGTTGTGTGTATTTTCGCTTACTCTGTAGATGGTAGTGGCAATGTCGCTCAGTTGTTCATCACCATAATTTTCGGATTCTTCCAGTAAAAATCGGGAAAGTCCCAGAATGGTGCTTACAGGGCCTTTTAAATCATGGGCA includes:
- a CDS encoding PAS domain-containing sensor histidine kinase, with translation MELEMNTGNIHEIIDFYKKLSKDILYFFTDHNHLILDISDSLLSLTGLTKELATGKSFDELFKTNTGFDNPPGPKEVFFNTGQTTYHFTVQSSLFCDNKTNETCRLFILSDITELKKRETEYLQEIEVKKKFFSLIAHDLKGPVSTILGLSRFLLEESENYGDEQLSDIATTIYRVSENTHNLILNLLEWSRIQAGKLSMNPVMIPLKSFTKNVLTVIQVQAESKNIDILLDYPPNLKVFADENMLESVIRNLVSNAIKFSYPDGSITIKAEKTGDFITLTVSDKGKGIAESEKNKLFVSGLNYSTTGTQDEKGTGIGLILCKEFIEQHHGRIWFESREGEGSNFHFTIPGSAKVFSSD